The Nonlabens spongiae genome contains a region encoding:
- a CDS encoding CNNM domain-containing protein yields MGLLIIYAIISIFFSFLCSILEAVLLSINPTFIKVKEQEGASYVDTLRSLKEDVDKPLIAILTLNTLAHTVGAILVGVQAEAIVQEGYPDYLWGIPMVGVVSGIMTVLILVLSEIIPKTIGATYWQSLAGFSTRVLQIMVVFLKYSGILWLLQLTTKAIGKSAHMNTMTREDFVAITETAHQDGVFEPSEGQYIKSLMNFNNILVQDVMTPRSVMFMAQQDTKIKEFFEQNKELRFSRIPIYGDNRDDVKGYVLKDHILEDIIHDKPAETLKDLKREIAIAPIDMPIPKLFEKMIATKEHLSLVVDEYGNVQGVATMEDIIETMLGLEIMDESDNVEDMQLLARKNWEKRAKRQNIQEPSQGS; encoded by the coding sequence ATGGGCTTACTGATCATCTATGCGATCATATCGATATTTTTTTCCTTTTTGTGTTCCATCCTTGAGGCAGTTCTTCTAAGTATCAATCCCACGTTCATCAAAGTAAAAGAACAAGAAGGTGCCAGTTATGTAGACACGTTGCGAAGCCTTAAAGAAGATGTAGATAAGCCTCTTATCGCGATTCTTACCCTCAATACGCTCGCACACACGGTAGGTGCGATTCTCGTGGGTGTTCAAGCAGAAGCGATCGTTCAGGAAGGCTATCCTGATTATTTATGGGGAATTCCTATGGTAGGTGTCGTTTCTGGAATCATGACGGTCTTAATTTTGGTACTTTCAGAAATCATCCCTAAAACGATAGGCGCCACCTACTGGCAATCGCTTGCTGGATTTTCCACGAGAGTGTTGCAAATCATGGTAGTGTTTCTTAAGTACTCCGGGATATTATGGTTGCTGCAGCTCACCACTAAAGCAATAGGAAAAAGCGCTCACATGAATACAATGACACGCGAGGATTTTGTCGCTATTACTGAAACCGCCCACCAAGATGGTGTTTTTGAACCTAGTGAGGGGCAGTACATCAAGAGTTTGATGAATTTCAATAATATTCTAGTGCAGGATGTGATGACACCACGATCGGTAATGTTTATGGCACAACAAGATACTAAGATCAAAGAGTTTTTTGAGCAGAACAAGGAACTTAGATTCTCTCGCATTCCTATATATGGCGACAATAGAGATGATGTAAAGGGGTATGTTCTCAAAGACCATATCCTAGAAGATATCATTCATGATAAGCCTGCAGAAACGCTCAAAGACCTTAAACGAGAGATTGCCATTGCGCCGATTGATATGCCCATACCAAAGCTTTTTGAAAAAATGATCGCTACAAAGGAGCATTTGTCCCTAGTGGTAGATGAGTATGGAAATGTTCAAGGGGTAGCTACTATGGAGGACATTATAGAAACCATGTTGGGACTTGAGATCATGGATGAGAGCGATAATGTAGAAGATATGCAGTTATTGGCTCGTAAGAATTGGGAAAAACGCGCTAAACGTCAGAACATTCAAGAGCCTTCTCAAGGGTCTTAG
- a CDS encoding DUF58 domain-containing protein — MDFNKQLNNTTGFQNLALLASQVVEGFISGMHKSPFHGFSAEFAEHKIYNPGESTRHIDWKLYAKTDKLYTKRYDEETNLRCHLILDNSASMHYPKLKTQSLDKLNKIGFSALACAAVMNLLKKQRDAVGLSIYSDSYEYFAPEKGSDRHHNMLLHELSAVLNDEKKQSNTDTYAYIHQIAENLKRRSLVFLFTDMFQSDKAQDEMFEALRHLKYNKHDVVLFHTYDKFTEIDFDFSNKPTKYTDVETGEQINLYADNVKDAYREAVTRYFNELKVRCGQYRIKYVPVDINQNFNVVLTTFLLERQMFK, encoded by the coding sequence ATGGATTTCAATAAGCAACTCAACAATACCACAGGTTTTCAAAATCTCGCCCTACTTGCAAGCCAAGTAGTAGAAGGTTTTATAAGCGGTATGCATAAGTCGCCGTTCCATGGTTTCAGTGCCGAGTTTGCAGAACATAAAATCTACAATCCGGGCGAGAGTACGCGTCACATCGATTGGAAGCTTTACGCCAAAACAGATAAACTATACACAAAGCGTTATGATGAGGAGACTAATCTTAGGTGTCATCTCATTTTAGACAATAGTGCCTCCATGCATTATCCCAAACTCAAAACACAAAGTTTAGATAAGCTAAATAAGATAGGTTTTAGCGCTTTGGCATGTGCTGCAGTTATGAACTTATTAAAAAAGCAGCGTGATGCGGTGGGACTCAGTATCTATTCAGATTCCTACGAGTATTTTGCTCCAGAAAAAGGTAGCGATCGCCATCATAATATGTTACTGCACGAACTGAGCGCGGTTTTGAACGATGAAAAAAAACAATCCAATACCGATACCTATGCCTATATTCATCAGATCGCTGAAAATTTAAAACGCAGATCTCTCGTCTTTCTATTCACAGATATGTTTCAAAGCGATAAAGCTCAAGACGAGATGTTTGAGGCGTTGCGGCATTTAAAGTATAACAAACACGATGTGGTATTGTTTCACACTTACGACAAGTTTACTGAAATTGATTTTGATTTCTCAAACAAACCTACAAAGTATACTGATGTCGAGACTGGAGAGCAGATCAATCTTTATGCAGATAATGTAAAAGATGCTTACAGAGAAGCGGTAACTCGTTATTTCAACGAATTAAAAGTGCGCTGTGGTCAGTATAGAATAAAATACGTTCCAGTAGATATTAATCAAAAC
- a CDS encoding GIY-YIG nuclease family protein — protein sequence MAWTYILESEKLNKYYIGACHKKLNDRVLAHNSGKYGSQRFTSQTSDWKLILRLECEDYAHSIRLERKIKSMKSRKYIQNLLKYEDMRQRVIKQTRDI from the coding sequence ATGGCATGGACTTACATTCTAGAAAGTGAAAAATTGAATAAATATTATATAGGTGCTTGTCATAAAAAACTGAACGATAGAGTTCTTGCTCATAATTCAGGCAAATATGGATCTCAAAGATTTACATCTCAAACAAGCGACTGGAAGTTGATCCTGCGTTTGGAATGCGAAGACTATGCCCATTCCATTAGGCTAGAACGAAAAATCAAGAGCATGAAGAGCAGAAAATACATTCAGAATCTTCTTAAGTATGAAGATATGAGACAAAGAGTAATTAAACAAACAAGAGATATCTGA
- a CDS encoding DUF5687 family protein: protein MFKYFISLEWKSFFRSAAFKQNLFFKIFIGFFAVLFLIEFAFIGAGSYYLIENGIEDGDLVARNPFRLVNRFLIYWFATDLIMRYFFQKMPVTNIKPLLYLPFSKSKIVKYALAKTSISFFNILPAFFFVPFSVVLLIEGYDPIGVLGWHLAALGITYSFNFLNIFLNNSDKIFYPIAAIVVAAAFAQYQGYFDITVYTAPIFDFFFDQPWSCLIPLGIAVVFCAVAYRYFLGELYLDGGLSIKAEEASSENLDFLDRFGKISTYLKNDIKLIKRNKRARTTFIMGFFFILYGLLFTTGLYGDSSFGKIFAALFCTGGFLFSFGGLVPSWDSSYFKLMMSQNIPYREYLLSKWWLMVIVTAISTVLSVWYVYFGIEWLYAILAGSIYNIGLNASVVLLSGAFVKTPIDLTSNKKAFGDSKAFNVKTLLLVIPKMVLPIGIYYAFALPFNSEAGFIAIAATGLLGLAFRNLMFKWIENIYKNEKYDTIAAYAQKD, encoded by the coding sequence ATGTTCAAATATTTCATCAGTCTAGAGTGGAAGAGTTTTTTTAGATCTGCCGCTTTCAAGCAAAACCTATTCTTTAAAATTTTTATTGGATTTTTTGCCGTTCTATTTTTAATAGAATTTGCCTTCATAGGCGCTGGAAGCTATTATCTAATTGAAAATGGAATAGAAGACGGCGATCTCGTGGCACGTAATCCGTTTAGGTTGGTCAATCGGTTTTTAATCTACTGGTTTGCTACAGATCTTATCATGCGATATTTCTTTCAAAAAATGCCGGTGACCAATATTAAGCCGCTTCTTTATTTGCCGTTTTCTAAAAGCAAGATCGTAAAATATGCACTTGCCAAAACCAGTATTTCCTTCTTCAACATTTTACCGGCTTTCTTTTTTGTGCCGTTCAGCGTCGTGTTGCTCATAGAGGGATATGATCCCATAGGCGTTTTAGGCTGGCATCTTGCTGCGTTGGGTATTACCTATTCCTTCAATTTCCTGAACATTTTCCTTAACAATTCAGACAAGATCTTTTACCCCATCGCTGCGATTGTGGTGGCAGCAGCTTTTGCGCAGTATCAAGGCTATTTTGATATCACCGTCTATACGGCACCTATTTTTGACTTTTTCTTTGATCAGCCGTGGAGCTGTTTGATCCCGCTGGGGATTGCAGTAGTATTCTGTGCAGTGGCTTACCGCTATTTCCTAGGTGAGCTTTATCTGGACGGCGGTTTAAGCATCAAAGCCGAAGAAGCCAGCTCTGAAAACCTCGATTTTCTAGATCGCTTCGGAAAAATTTCTACCTATTTAAAGAACGACATCAAGCTCATCAAGCGTAATAAAAGGGCTCGTACGACTTTTATCATGGGTTTCTTTTTTATCCTATATGGACTACTCTTTACAACCGGACTTTACGGTGACAGTAGCTTTGGGAAAATTTTTGCTGCGCTGTTCTGTACGGGAGGATTTCTGTTCAGTTTTGGTGGGCTGGTTCCATCGTGGGACAGCAGCTATTTCAAGCTCATGATGTCCCAAAACATTCCCTATCGAGAATATTTGCTGAGCAAGTGGTGGCTCATGGTTATTGTAACAGCCATCAGTACGGTTTTGAGCGTGTGGTACGTATATTTTGGGATCGAGTGGTTGTATGCGATACTCGCAGGATCCATTTACAACATCGGGCTCAATGCGTCTGTTGTTTTGCTCAGTGGCGCATTTGTCAAGACTCCTATAGACTTGACCAGCAACAAGAAAGCCTTTGGTGATTCTAAAGCTTTTAACGTCAAGACTCTCTTGCTAGTCATCCCTAAAATGGTGCTGCCGATCGGGATTTACTACGCATTTGCGCTTCCGTTCAACAGCGAGGCTGGTTTCATCGCCATTGCAGCTACGGGTTTACTGGGGCTTGCTTTCAGGAACTTGATGTTTAAATGGATTGAGAATATTTACAAAAATGAAAAGTACGATACCATAGCGGCTTACGCACAGAAGGATTGA
- a CDS encoding molecular chaperone DjiA, giving the protein MSFLGYIVLFFILRWIYTSFIDSSPRDTYQSMGQDRYRRSVNVSPQDFELNLLSLTSVVIKADGKVSQTELNYVRQYFVSSYGRERANAIFRTFNDVVKKREVNAARICQYLNARTRYESRLQILHFLFGIAQADGHVSDPEVRVLENIAGYLRLAQRDFISIKAMFVKDQDNAYKILEIDKTVPDHEVKKAYRRMAKKYHPDKLMDMDEAYRKGAQQKFQKVQEAYETIQKERGMN; this is encoded by the coding sequence ATGTCTTTTCTAGGTTACATCGTTCTGTTTTTTATCCTGCGCTGGATATACACTTCTTTTATAGATAGCTCACCACGTGACACCTATCAATCTATGGGGCAGGACAGGTATAGGCGTAGTGTAAATGTGAGTCCGCAAGATTTTGAGCTGAATCTACTTTCTCTCACCTCAGTCGTCATAAAGGCCGATGGTAAGGTGAGCCAGACAGAACTGAATTACGTACGTCAGTATTTTGTGAGTTCGTACGGTAGAGAAAGAGCCAATGCTATCTTTAGAACGTTTAATGACGTTGTAAAAAAGCGTGAGGTAAATGCCGCTAGAATCTGCCAATATTTAAACGCCAGAACCAGATACGAGTCGCGTCTTCAGATATTACACTTCCTATTTGGCATTGCTCAAGCTGATGGACACGTAAGCGATCCAGAGGTACGGGTTCTGGAAAACATAGCGGGTTATTTACGACTGGCTCAAAGGGATTTTATTTCCATTAAGGCCATGTTTGTCAAAGATCAGGACAATGCCTACAAAATCCTGGAAATTGACAAGACCGTTCCTGATCACGAAGTCAAAAAAGCCTACCGCCGCATGGCTAAGAAATACCATCCCGATAAGTTGATGGATATGGATGAAGCCTATAGAAAAGGTGCGCAGCAAAAATTCCAAAAAGTCCAAGAGGCTTACGAGACCATCCAGAAGGAACGTGGAATGAACTGA
- a CDS encoding ferredoxin--NADP reductase, which produces MIFHNLTIKEVTRVTPQAVEIWFDIPSELADEFKYTSGQYLTLKADINGSEVRRAYSISSTSGDAGISVVVKQVEHGVFSNYAMKLKAGEMLAVAAPEGLFVLEESAESKTFLAVAAGSGITPIISIVKSALKSSAEHKVALIYGNQSVAQTIYYEQLNDLKDAYPDRFILKYCFSREERDEALFGRINRGNLNFFLKQDCKGWEFDTAFLCGPEEMIHEVTDNLVEKEYLPKDEIKFELFSASDAKVEITEDSHLSEIEVVLDDEEMSFTMKRDENLLDVMLRNDIDAPYSCQGGICSSCICLIEEGDVMLAKNSILTDGELEEGYSLACQAYPKSAKVRLNFDEA; this is translated from the coding sequence ATGATTTTCCATAACCTTACAATAAAAGAAGTTACCAGAGTCACACCTCAAGCCGTAGAAATCTGGTTTGATATTCCGTCAGAACTAGCTGACGAGTTCAAGTACACCTCAGGTCAGTATCTAACTCTAAAAGCAGACATCAACGGTAGCGAAGTACGCAGAGCCTACAGCATCTCGAGTACCAGTGGTGATGCTGGGATTAGCGTGGTGGTAAAACAGGTGGAGCACGGAGTGTTTTCAAATTACGCGATGAAATTGAAAGCTGGTGAAATGCTGGCTGTTGCCGCTCCTGAGGGCTTGTTTGTCTTAGAAGAATCAGCTGAATCAAAAACCTTTCTTGCCGTTGCTGCTGGAAGCGGTATTACTCCGATAATTTCTATTGTAAAGAGTGCCCTAAAGAGTTCGGCAGAACATAAAGTTGCGTTGATTTACGGAAATCAAAGCGTTGCGCAAACCATATATTACGAGCAACTCAATGATCTAAAAGATGCTTATCCAGATCGGTTTATTCTCAAATACTGTTTTAGTCGAGAAGAACGGGACGAAGCGTTATTTGGGAGAATCAATAGAGGGAACCTCAATTTCTTTTTAAAGCAAGACTGCAAAGGCTGGGAATTTGATACTGCTTTTTTGTGCGGACCAGAAGAAATGATTCATGAGGTAACTGATAATCTGGTTGAAAAAGAGTATCTGCCGAAAGATGAAATCAAGTTTGAGTTATTTTCAGCAAGCGACGCAAAAGTTGAAATCACCGAGGACAGTCACCTGTCTGAAATAGAAGTCGTTCTGGACGATGAAGAGATGTCATTTACCATGAAAAGGGACGAGAACTTGCTCGACGTCATGCTCCGCAACGATATAGACGCGCCTTACTCTTGCCAGGGCGGTATTTGCAGCTCTTGTATTTGTCTGATCGAAGAAGGTGATGTGATGTTGGCGAAAAACTCAATACTCACAGACGGCGAGCTCGAAGAAGGCTATTCCCTGGCATGCCAGGCTTACCCTAAATCGGCTAAGGTGCGGTTGAATTTTGATGAGGCTTAA
- a CDS encoding aminotransferase class V-fold PLP-dependent enzyme, with product MLDINKIRADFPILNRKVNGHPLVYFDNAATSQKPRQVIDKITEYYTQYNANIHRGVHALSQEATDLFEEAREKVRAFFNIPETKQTLFTSGNTHSINAVASGAHVFVKEGDEVIVSAVEHHSNIVPWQMLCERVGATLKVIPVLDNGELDMDAFAKILNSKTAFVVVNHISNALGVQNPIEEIIEKAHEHKALVLIDGAQSCGHMKVDVLALDADFYTMAGHKMCGPTGIGILYGKEELLDRLPPYQGGGEMIDQVTFEHTTYAGLPHKFEAGTPNIAGGIALGAAVDYLESVGMENIAAYEDELLKYGTQKIKEIDGAVIYGDVDKKAAVISFNVGNIHPYDLGTIVDKLGIAVRTGHHCAQPVMDRYQIPGTIRASFAFYNTKEEIDVMVQALQRAVIMLS from the coding sequence ATGCTAGATATCAATAAAATACGAGCCGATTTTCCCATACTCAACCGCAAGGTGAATGGTCATCCATTGGTTTATTTTGATAACGCAGCAACCTCGCAAAAACCGCGACAGGTAATCGATAAAATCACCGAGTATTACACGCAATACAACGCAAATATCCATCGTGGCGTTCATGCACTCAGTCAGGAGGCGACAGATCTTTTTGAGGAGGCTCGTGAGAAAGTGAGGGCTTTTTTCAATATTCCTGAAACCAAGCAAACGCTTTTTACTTCAGGGAATACGCACAGTATAAATGCGGTTGCCTCTGGCGCACACGTTTTTGTAAAAGAAGGCGATGAGGTTATTGTGAGCGCGGTAGAACATCACTCAAATATTGTTCCTTGGCAAATGTTGTGCGAGCGGGTGGGAGCAACGCTTAAAGTGATTCCCGTTCTGGATAATGGCGAGTTGGATATGGACGCTTTCGCGAAAATCTTGAACTCAAAAACCGCTTTCGTGGTCGTAAACCATATTTCCAATGCGCTCGGTGTTCAAAATCCCATTGAGGAAATCATAGAGAAGGCTCATGAACACAAAGCTTTAGTATTGATCGACGGCGCGCAATCCTGCGGGCACATGAAAGTAGATGTTCTAGCCTTGGACGCCGATTTTTACACTATGGCAGGTCACAAAATGTGTGGTCCTACGGGAATCGGTATCTTATACGGTAAAGAAGAACTGTTGGATAGATTGCCTCCTTATCAAGGCGGTGGTGAGATGATCGATCAAGTCACTTTTGAACATACCACTTATGCGGGTTTGCCTCATAAATTTGAAGCGGGAACCCCTAATATCGCTGGAGGTATTGCCCTTGGAGCAGCGGTCGATTATCTAGAATCAGTAGGGATGGAAAATATCGCGGCTTATGAAGATGAGCTCCTAAAATACGGAACCCAAAAAATCAAAGAGATTGACGGTGCGGTAATTTATGGCGATGTAGACAAGAAGGCAGCGGTAATCAGTTTTAATGTGGGTAATATCCATCCTTATGATTTGGGGACTATCGTGGATAAACTAGGAATAGCTGTACGCACTGGGCATCATTGTGCCCAACCGGTTATGGATCGTTATCAGATTCCGGGAACCATACGAGCCAGTTTTGCCTTTTACAATACCAAAGAAGAAATAGACGTCATGGTACAGGCTTTGCAACGAGCAGTTATCATGTTGTCCTAA
- a CDS encoding META domain-containing protein gives MKNAIKSLVLILSLSLISCEEKNLEGNYNVIEVSGEDMSGHGITLNIENQEGLRVGGNNSCNTYGADITNAGSNNIEVGPIMSTKMYCQEKRDIERAYMEQLANVKSYRFSQGELHMMNESGKIIIKATKAEDK, from the coding sequence ATGAAAAATGCAATTAAGAGTCTTGTTTTGATACTAAGCTTAAGCCTAATTTCCTGCGAGGAGAAAAATCTTGAAGGGAATTATAATGTGATCGAGGTTTCTGGTGAGGACATGTCAGGTCACGGCATCACCTTGAACATAGAGAATCAAGAGGGTTTGAGAGTAGGAGGTAACAACTCTTGCAACACCTATGGCGCAGATATTACAAACGCTGGCAGCAACAATATCGAGGTAGGACCTATCATGTCCACAAAAATGTACTGCCAAGAAAAACGTGACATCGAGAGAGCCTATATGGAACAATTAGCCAATGTAAAAAGCTACAGATTTTCACAAGGTGAACTCCATATGATGAATGAGTCTGGAAAGATCATCATCAAGGCTACAAAAGCAGAAGACAAATAA
- a CDS encoding iron-sulfur cluster assembly protein translates to MEEVDGQVIGEKVVKVLKSIFDPEIPVDIYELGLIYDVMVSSDADVKILMTLTSPNCPVAETLPLEVEEKVKSLKEVNDAEVEITFDPPWNKDLMSEEAKLELGML, encoded by the coding sequence ATGGAAGAAGTAGATGGACAAGTAATAGGGGAAAAGGTTGTAAAGGTGCTCAAATCCATTTTTGACCCTGAAATTCCCGTAGATATTTATGAACTGGGCTTGATTTATGACGTCATGGTCAGCAGCGATGCAGACGTGAAGATACTCATGACGCTTACCTCACCTAACTGTCCCGTGGCTGAAACCCTACCGCTGGAAGTTGAGGAAAAGGTAAAAAGTCTTAAAGAAGTAAATGATGCTGAAGTAGAAATCACCTTTGACCCGCCTTGGAACAAAGATTTGATGAGTGAGGAGGCAAAACTAGAATTAGGAATGCTGTAG
- a CDS encoding ABC transporter ATP-binding protein, with protein MITIKNLSKQYTDVKVLDIDHLEINTGGAIGLVGNNGAGKTTLFSLLLDLIEPTTGHIVSNGVRVDESEDWKPFTSAFVDESFLIGYLTPEEYLYFIGELRNMDKAAVDQVIADFSDFFNGEALGQKKYLRDLSKGNQKKVGIVAALLGNPSVVILDEPFANLDPSTQIRLKKIIKQLADDPKVTVLVSSHDLVHVTEVAQRVVLLEKGKVVKDIVKTEGTFHELETYFKGISESYAPVMAEEE; from the coding sequence ATGATCACGATTAAAAATCTTAGCAAACAATACACGGATGTGAAAGTTCTGGACATCGATCATCTGGAGATCAATACGGGTGGAGCGATAGGTCTGGTAGGAAATAATGGTGCGGGTAAAACGACCCTATTTTCCCTACTGCTTGATCTTATTGAGCCCACAACGGGTCATATCGTTTCAAACGGAGTACGTGTGGATGAGAGCGAAGACTGGAAACCGTTTACCAGCGCATTTGTGGATGAGAGCTTTCTCATAGGCTACCTCACGCCAGAAGAATACCTCTATTTTATAGGAGAGCTGCGCAACATGGATAAGGCAGCCGTGGATCAAGTCATTGCCGATTTCTCTGATTTCTTCAACGGTGAGGCGCTGGGGCAAAAGAAATACCTGCGCGATCTTTCTAAAGGAAACCAGAAAAAGGTAGGGATCGTTGCGGCGCTTTTGGGAAATCCCAGCGTAGTGATTCTTGATGAGCCATTTGCCAATCTTGATCCTTCCACACAAATACGCCTCAAAAAAATCATCAAGCAACTTGCTGATGATCCTAAAGTCACCGTACTCGTTTCCAGCCACGACCTCGTCCACGTTACTGAAGTCGCACAACGCGTCGTGTTGTTAGAAAAGGGCAAAGTAGTTAAAGACATCGTCAAGACTGAAGGTACATTCCATGAGCTGGAGACCTACTTTAAGGGAATTTCTGAATCTTATGCGCCGGTGATGGCTGAGGAAGAGTGA
- the mce gene encoding methylmalonyl-CoA epimerase, producing the protein MFGKIEHLGIAVRDLARANETYTKLLGRPPYKEEAVTSENVTTSFFKSGENKIELLAATSDDSAIAKFIEKKGEGIHHVAFAVEDIHAELERLKKEGFQILNEQPKKGADNKLIAFVHPKSSNGVLVELCQEIAE; encoded by the coding sequence ATGTTTGGGAAAATAGAGCACTTGGGAATCGCGGTGCGTGATCTGGCGCGGGCAAACGAGACCTATACAAAACTTTTGGGCAGGCCACCTTATAAAGAAGAAGCGGTCACGAGCGAAAACGTCACCACCAGTTTTTTTAAAAGTGGTGAAAACAAAATCGAACTCTTAGCTGCCACAAGCGATGACAGCGCGATCGCCAAGTTTATTGAGAAAAAGGGCGAGGGGATTCACCATGTGGCATTTGCTGTGGAGGACATCCATGCAGAGCTGGAGCGACTCAAAAAAGAAGGGTTCCAGATTCTAAACGAGCAACCCAAAAAAGGCGCTGATAATAAACTTATCGCCTTTGTTCATCCTAAGTCTAGTAACGGAGTTCTGGTAGAATTATGTCAGGAAATCGCTGAATAA
- the rbfA gene encoding 30S ribosome-binding factor RbfA encodes MEESNRQKKIAGILQEDMSSVIQEVMRKNGVKNLIISVTKVTVTPDLGYAKVFLSVFPADKAKQIVQEIKDMSGQIRHEIASRVRHQFRRMPELQFHNDDSLEYMDTIDRELKGENNPIVNPDILPRRKKS; translated from the coding sequence ATGGAAGAAAGCAACAGACAGAAGAAAATTGCAGGGATATTGCAAGAAGATATGAGCTCCGTCATCCAAGAGGTGATGCGTAAAAACGGTGTCAAAAACCTGATCATATCTGTCACAAAGGTAACCGTGACACCTGATCTGGGCTATGCAAAAGTCTTCCTTTCTGTTTTTCCGGCTGATAAAGCCAAGCAAATCGTCCAAGAAATCAAGGATATGAGCGGTCAGATCAGGCATGAGATCGCCAGCCGTGTGCGCCATCAGTTCCGTCGCATGCCAGAGCTACAATTTCACAACGATGACTCGCTGGAATACATGGACACCATCGACCGGGAGCTCAAAGGCGAAAACAATCCTATCGTGAATCCAGACATTCTACCCAGACGCAAAAAATCTTAG
- a CDS encoding SufE family protein, with protein sequence MASIQEIQEEIIDEFTMFDDWMQRYEYMIDLGKSLPLIDEQYKTEDKIIKGCQSKVWVNAELEDEKVVFTADSDAIITKGIIAILVRAWSGQKPADIIAADTGFIDEIGLKEHLSPTRANGLVSMIKQLKMYAVAYQAQLN encoded by the coding sequence ATGGCGAGTATTCAAGAAATACAAGAAGAAATCATCGATGAGTTTACCATGTTTGACGACTGGATGCAGCGCTATGAATACATGATTGATCTAGGCAAGAGCTTGCCACTAATTGATGAGCAATACAAAACAGAAGATAAAATCATCAAGGGTTGCCAGTCTAAAGTCTGGGTAAACGCAGAATTAGAAGATGAAAAAGTCGTTTTTACGGCAGATAGTGATGCGATCATTACTAAAGGAATCATCGCAATTTTGGTACGCGCATGGTCGGGACAAAAACCTGCTGATATCATCGCCGCTGATACCGGTTTTATAGATGAGATCGGTTTGAAGGAGCATTTGTCACCCACCCGAGCAAACGGATTGGTGTCAATGATCAAACAACTTAAAATGTACGCTGTGGCTTATCAAGCACAGCTTAACTAA
- a CDS encoding DUF2480 family protein, producing MAEEIINRVASSKLKTFDLEDFYPAGQRSVIDISQWLMEGIVLVESRFRESIKTTDFTAYQDHYVAINCSTDAIIPQWAWMLLQSQLTGVAKKVVYGSLEDLETILHQEIINDLDVSEFEGLPVIIKGCSNKPVPISAYMMITEKLQKVARSVMYGEACSSVPVFKKKKN from the coding sequence ATGGCAGAAGAAATCATTAATCGTGTAGCGAGTTCCAAACTCAAAACCTTTGATCTAGAGGATTTTTATCCTGCAGGTCAGCGCTCGGTCATTGATATATCTCAATGGTTGATGGAGGGAATAGTGCTGGTAGAATCCCGCTTTCGCGAAAGCATAAAAACAACAGACTTCACTGCATATCAAGATCATTACGTTGCCATAAATTGCAGTACAGATGCGATCATCCCGCAGTGGGCGTGGATGTTGCTCCAATCACAACTTACCGGTGTTGCTAAAAAAGTAGTTTATGGCTCCCTTGAAGATTTAGAAACCATTTTGCATCAAGAGATCATCAACGATCTGGACGTTTCTGAATTTGAAGGATTGCCTGTAATCATCAAAGGTTGTTCTAACAAACCGGTTCCCATATCGGCGTACATGATGATTACGGAAAAACTGCAGAAAGTGGCGCGCTCAGTCATGTATGGAGAAGCTTGTTCCAGCGTTCCCGTGTTTAAAAAGAAGAAAAATTAG